The Methanophagales archaeon genomic sequence TTAAACTGTATGTTCAAACTTATCAGGGAACAGATATGCGAAGTAAAGCGGATAAACAATGAATTTGAGCCCAAAATTCTCTGCTCTGCAACAAAAAAACAAAACAAAAAATCAAAAAATAGAAAAGAGAGAAAAAAGGATTATAAATAGAAGTGTAACCGAATTCTATTCTGATACTACTTCTCCAAATCCAACTCGTCTCGATACTTTCGATATTCGTACCTTCACGTTATCTCCTTTCTTCGTGTTCGGTACAAACACGACAAATCCTTCCACACGTGCTATTCCATCGCCTTCTCTTCCTACATCCTCTATCTGCACATCGTAGACGTCGCCCACATTTATTGGTGAGCTCGGTCCTCTTCTTTCCCTATATTCCATACCTAAAACCTCCTTTTTATTCGATACCCTTCTGGTATCATCTTCTAATATATCTCATATACATATAAACTTATTATGCTTAGTTACTACTTACTCACCGTGCCGCTTTTGCTATCCGCTCCTTCTCCTCCTTCTTGCTTATCGAGTAGCATTTGGCATTCCTCGCCGCGTTGATTATCTCATCAGCAAGGCACCGCTCTATACTCCTCTTGCTTCTGAATGCACACCGCTGCGCGCCCTGTGCGATGAATAGCAATGCCTGGTCCACTTTACGTTGTGAGGTCACATCTACAGGCTTTGGAACCAGAATACCCCCAAATCGCAATCTAATCGTGTCTTCCCGTGGTCCCGCATTTTGGATTGCATCCACAAGCAACTGAACCGGATTCTGTTTTGTATCCTGGTATATCAGTTCAAAAGCGTTCTTTACTATCTTGTACGCCTTCAATTTCTTGCCTGTGTTCTTCTCTGTCCTCATCAATTTGTTGATCAGCCGTTCCACCACGCAAACCTTCGCCTGCTCAAACTGCTGTTTCGCATGCTTGCCACCTGTATGTAAAGCAGAGACTGGCCGGAGCGAGATATGCCTCTGTACTCCCATATCCGTTATCTCCACTTCCTTTATCTCCCATTTATCAAATATCTTATCAAATTGCATCTTACCTTACGTACGATTACACTACCTGACAACCTTCTCTTTCCTGCCCTTTATCAATTCAGTCAGTGATATGCCGGCTACTGCCACCACCTTGAATCTCACACCAGAGAGGTCACCGTATGACCTACCCTTCCTGCCTCCCATTCCAACTATCAGAACCTCATCATGCTCATCTATGAACTTTATGGCACCATCACCAGGGCAAAATGCCGTTACCTGCTTACCATTCTTGATCAATTGCACACGGACACACTTCCTTATAGCTGAGTTCGGCTGCTTCGCCTCTATTCCCACCTTCTCCAGCACTATCGCCCTCGCCATGTGCGCACCTTCCAGCGGATCCTTCTTCTTCGCTGACTGCAATGCCCTACGGGCATACTTTGCACTACGCCAGCGGTACTTCTTCCTATCCTTCTTCGCCTTCCTTGCCGCGTATAATCCTCTTCCCATCTATGTTAACCCTATTAACCTTGATAATGCGCAACTAAATAAAACTCACTCTATTTTATTATCACATTATCTATATTCTGATTCCTCTTCACCAGTAATTTCACCCTCTTTATCTTCTCCCCGTTCTTTCCTATTGCGATACCTTTGTCCTTGTTTGAGACCTCCACGTAGGCATAGCATTTGTTATCCTTCGTCGTTAGCAGTTCCACGTTCTTCACCACTGCAGGGCGCAGCAGGTTCTCTATGAATTCTTTTATATCCGATGAGTGCTCTACAACTTCAATGTTCTTCTTCAAGAGCTTTTTCACCTTGTTTATGTTTGAACCACCTTTACCAATAGCCAACCCCATATCGCCCTTCTTCACCACCATTATCACCCTATCGTTATCCAGGATACAGTCCTTGACACCCGCACCTGTAAGACTCTCGAATACTCCTATGCACCTTATCCCTTCGGTATCGAGCTTAACTGTCATCTCTCATCACTACCACTACCACTACCACTGCCACTACCACTAACCTTTGAAGATGAAGATGCAAGAACCTTTAAAATATCCGTTCCCTCTGTGTCCACAACACATAACGATGCCACAGAATAAGGCTTACCACATGCAAGTCCGAGCTCACGACTGTTTGCATGGTACTCGTAGAGGGGAACACCTACCTCCTCGCACAGCTCTTTAAATTCATATCTCAAAGATTGCGGGCAGTTAGAGGCGTGAATAACGAGCTTCGCATCCGCTCTCCTCAGTGCTTTCTTCGTCTCTCGCGCACCTAACACCACTTTACCATCACTTATCACCTTCTGTAATTCCCGGTTCACATCAGTGTATTCAACCCGCTTTGCCTTTGTCATCGTAACTCACCATAGTTCTTTGCTACCAGCTCCACTGCACCAGTACCTAATCTTATGGGCTGACCCACAATGACATTCTCCGTAACTCCCTTCAATTCATCTATCTCACCATGTATGGCAGCCTCCAGCAGGTTATCCACCGTGACCTCAAAGGCAGCTCTTGAAAGCACAGATGCTTTCTCTCCTGCCAGGCCATGCCTTCCTATCTGTTTCACTTCCCCCTCCACTGTCATCGCATCTGCTATTAATGTTACATGCCGGGCATCCACATCCAGACCCTGCTCCTCCAGCGTGTTTATCATCTCATCAATTATCGCATTACGAGCAGCTTCTATGCCCAGTACCTCCGCTATCTCCGCTATGTTATTCGTTGTTGTTCTGCTGAAATCTACACCTTCTATCTTAGATATCTTCTTCAACGCCGACCCCTCCGTATACAGCATATACTCACCATCAGGACTCTTACGTACTATCGCCCTCCTTATCCCTTCTATACCTCGCACAAGCATATTTGATACCCGCTCCTCAAGCCTGAGCAGTTCATGATATGAGTTATTCCTCGTATATATTTTAAGTTTACCATCTTCACTCTCCTGTATGGGCATATCCATGCTCTTTATCTTATCTCTCACTTCCCCTTCCTCTATTCCCCGCCTCGATAGTTCCCTTTTATTCGGGTAAATCATGATGCACATATCCTCCGTGGATGATTCCACTTTAGCAACATCTCTTATATGCGTCTCCTCTATCTCCATTGCCAGCATCTCCGCCCTATGCCGATCTGAAGCGTACTCCCCCATCAACCTCACCTTCATCGCCGGCGTGGACGGTTTCCGCCTTGCATCCACTATCTCTATTATCCGTGGTAATCCCAGAGTTATATATATGGCACCGACACCGGCATAATGAAAAGTTCTAAGCGTCATCTGCGTACCAGGCTCTCCTATTGACTGCGCTGCCACAATCCCAACAGCCTCCCGGGGTTCTACTTTTGCATTCTCATACTCCCTCTCCACCCTGTTCAGAATAGAATCCAGCTTCTCTCTGCTCAGCTCTCTCCGCACTGCTCTCAGCTTGTCCTTCAATTCCGCCTTTAGCTTCTCCGGTAATGAGCTCCTATTCACCCTTAACTCTATATCACTGAACTTTACTTCTCCGCCCTCTTCTATGCCCAGTATCTTCAATATATCATCTGCATAGTACTCCTCGATCCCTGCTGCTAAAAGCTCATCACGACCGACATTTAGTTCTGATACACTGAACTCTTCTGCCATTAATTCCGCTATCTCCCGCTCTATACCCATATTCATCAGTTCTTTCACTATATCTCTCTCCCCAGCGCTCATAGCTATGCACTTGCTCCTATCTCTTCTCTTAAAATCTCATCTATATCCACACTCTTACCGCCCATACTCTTCGAAGGATCTACTCCGTCTTCTCCGTACCTGAACTGAACAACGGTGTCCCTCGTCTCCCTGACTGTACCATCGTACTTCACCTCCAGGTCTTGCAGAGCATTGATCAATCTACGCTGGAAATAGCCACTCTGAGAAGTCCGAACCGCTGTGTCCACCAGTGCCTCACGCCCTCCAATAGCATGGAAGAAATACTCAGCGGGTGATAATCCATCCTTAAATGAAGAACGAACGAACCCACGAGCATCTGCACTCAGGTCTCCAGGCTTGAAGTGTGGCAGTGTTCTACCCTGATACCCTCTCATTATTCTCTCGCCTCTCACCGATTGCTGGCCCACACAGGCTGCCATTTGAGTTAGATTGAGTATAGAACCCCGCGCACCCGATTTCGCCATCAACACCCCTGAGTTCTCAATCCCAAGATACCTACCTGCAATCTCACCCGCTTCATCACGTGCACGCCCAAGTTCCTGCATTATCAGCAGTTCCAGCGTCTCCTCCAGCGTCCTGCCCGGTAACGCCTCCAGTTCTTCTGCTTCGTACGCCCTTATCAATCTCTCTACCTTCTGCTCCGCTTCCTGTATCACTTCCCTTATCTGCTCTTTTCCCTCCTTCGGTATGTCCTCATCACTTATACCAAAACTGAAACCTGCTTGCAGTATATAGTTAATAGCAAGTCGAGAAGCTTTCTTTATGAATCTCTTCGCCTCCTCCTCACCCCGAACCCTGAATATTCGGTCTATTATCATACCCTTAAATGAACCTATTGCCATCTCGTCTATCACTCCGCTTATCAATTTACCATCTCTTATCACAACGTATGCCTCACGTGGGCATTTCTCCTTCTCACATCCCAAACCCCGCTCCTCACATCTCTCACATACCTTACCGCGGAACTGTTGATTCAAGCCCGGTGGTAAAATCGCACTGAATATCTGCTTCCCGGTCCAGTAGGGGCTCCCATCATCCATAACGCCCGCAGGCTCCTCCAGATCATCAACATCTATATCCCTCAATATATCCAGCGCCTCTTCCTTCTTAAACTTCCTCTTACCCCTGGTGAGCAGGAACAAGCCTGTAATGTAATCGTGGATACCACCGATGATAGGTCTGCCGAATCTCGGTGATATGATATTCCGCTGTACTTCCATCAGAATCTTCGCCTCCGCACGTGCCTCCTCCGTCTGCAGTACGTGCAGATTCATCTCATCACCATCATAATCAGCATTATACGGTGGGCATACCGCTGGATTCAATCTAAAAGTCTTA encodes the following:
- a CDS encoding 50S ribosomal protein L30e, translating into MTKAKRVEYTDVNRELQKVISDGKVVLGARETKKALRRADAKLVIHASNCPQSLRYEFKELCEEVGVPLYEYHANSRELGLACGKPYSVASLCVVDTEGTDILKVLASSSSKVSGSGSGSGSGSDER
- a CDS encoding TRAM domain-containing protein, translating into MEYRERRGPSSPINVGDVYDVQIEDVGREGDGIARVEGFVVFVPNTKKGDNVKVRISKVSRRVGFGEVVSE
- a CDS encoding 30S ribosomal protein S7, whose amino-acid sequence is MQFDKIFDKWEIKEVEITDMGVQRHISLRPVSALHTGGKHAKQQFEQAKVCVVERLINKLMRTEKNTGKKLKAYKIVKNAFELIYQDTKQNPVQLLVDAIQNAGPREDTIRLRFGGILVPKPVDVTSQRKVDQALLFIAQGAQRCAFRSKRSIERCLADEIINAARNAKCYSISKKEEKERIAKAAR
- a CDS encoding NusA-like transcription termination signal-binding factor: MTVKLDTEGIRCIGVFESLTGAGVKDCILDNDRVIMVVKKGDMGLAIGKGGSNINKVKKLLKKNIEVVEHSSDIKEFIENLLRPAVVKNVELLTTKDNKCYAYVEVSNKDKGIAIGKNGEKIKRVKLLVKRNQNIDNVIIK
- the rpoA2 gene encoding DNA-directed RNA polymerase subunit A'', with protein sequence MSAGERDIVKELMNMGIEREIAELMAEEFSVSELNVGRDELLAAGIEEYYADDILKILGIEEGGEVKFSDIELRVNRSSLPEKLKAELKDKLRAVRRELSREKLDSILNRVEREYENAKVEPREAVGIVAAQSIGEPGTQMTLRTFHYAGVGAIYITLGLPRIIEIVDARRKPSTPAMKVRLMGEYASDRHRAEMLAMEIEETHIRDVAKVESSTEDMCIMIYPNKRELSRRGIEEGEVRDKIKSMDMPIQESEDGKLKIYTRNNSYHELLRLEERVSNMLVRGIEGIRRAIVRKSPDGEYMLYTEGSALKKISKIEGVDFSRTTTNNIAEIAEVLGIEAARNAIIDEMINTLEEQGLDVDARHVTLIADAMTVEGEVKQIGRHGLAGEKASVLSRAAFEVTVDNLLEAAIHGEIDELKGVTENVIVGQPIRLGTGAVELVAKNYGELR
- a CDS encoding 30S ribosomal protein S12 — encoded protein: MGRGLYAARKAKKDRKKYRWRSAKYARRALQSAKKKDPLEGAHMARAIVLEKVGIEAKQPNSAIRKCVRVQLIKNGKQVTAFCPGDGAIKFIDEHDEVLIVGMGGRKGRSYGDLSGVRFKVVAVAGISLTELIKGRKEKVVR